One genomic window of Synechococcales cyanobacterium T60_A2020_003 includes the following:
- a CDS encoding tetratricopeptide repeat protein gives MTQPDRDRYLSLINSIVQMTLKGKIRSKDQVFQMLQEGVDVSETEMFEACMGDRLTQFQTASKTSDELQQAKATRSLRALQTIQSEWERWKQDNQASNVLADALQKILSTPNGDRLSVILQWLDPNRDPTLTLAQWQELAKKMQQFGKLSGGESSLQLDQAILNGIGEWQRIEPDLMSWVYDQPGRALGFEGVGQRGPWRLWGTKAQRPVVRSLFQHLSLERSPLDWLSNSEHAPSTLDAGDILELAIVLRCIQQGLVAWFEKRVYDARLGGTLAMSSFLTFAVLWSQLAIAVLQGRAVTGSATVLSDACFQITLQILRSFAQRSYFPLYGGVFASFSGQYLRDALDYLDEPLKRAEGTQEKARILTLLGYSARAMGNLDRATALHHQALDIAQTAGDRPCQIANLNHLARIATLQQRYAEAIDFSQRAVIVSREAGDRLGEANALATLGYSEVFQAQQLERMEAEIYESAIDRLLQGLQLAEKLGDRQSQALCLSSAGLAYIALGQSETALQFLEQAIAAAQATGDTYLHAISFSYLAEAQLSLDNLDAAMVAGGLGMYLLEQIGSSLWRQPANLLRVIRGRQGEDSFQTLLETQRPKFVAAIGVDGFDHLITLLTDSV, from the coding sequence ATGACTCAACCGGATCGCGATCGCTACCTGAGCCTGATTAATTCCATTGTGCAGATGACCCTTAAGGGTAAAATCCGCTCGAAGGATCAAGTCTTTCAGATGCTTCAAGAGGGTGTGGATGTTAGCGAGACCGAGATGTTTGAAGCCTGTATGGGCGATCGCCTCACCCAGTTTCAGACCGCATCGAAAACCTCGGATGAATTACAGCAGGCCAAGGCAACCCGCAGTTTGCGGGCCTTACAAACCATTCAAAGCGAGTGGGAACGGTGGAAACAGGACAATCAAGCCTCGAATGTATTAGCCGATGCCCTGCAAAAGATTTTGAGTACGCCTAATGGCGATCGCCTCAGCGTGATTCTGCAATGGCTCGACCCCAATCGTGATCCGACCTTGACCCTGGCCCAGTGGCAAGAACTGGCAAAAAAAATGCAGCAGTTTGGCAAGCTATCCGGCGGAGAAAGTTCCCTCCAGCTCGATCAGGCAATTCTGAACGGCATTGGCGAATGGCAACGGATTGAGCCGGATCTGATGAGCTGGGTCTATGATCAGCCCGGTCGTGCGTTGGGATTTGAAGGCGTCGGTCAACGGGGGCCGTGGCGACTCTGGGGCACAAAGGCTCAGCGTCCAGTTGTGCGATCGCTGTTTCAGCACCTGTCCCTGGAGCGATCGCCCCTCGATTGGCTCAGCAACAGTGAACATGCGCCATCGACCTTGGATGCGGGCGATATTTTGGAACTGGCGATCGTGCTGCGTTGTATTCAACAGGGCTTAGTCGCCTGGTTTGAAAAGCGGGTGTATGACGCCCGTCTGGGCGGCACCTTGGCGATGTCGTCTTTTCTGACCTTTGCGGTGCTGTGGTCACAGTTAGCGATCGCCGTTCTTCAAGGGCGTGCCGTTACAGGGAGTGCAACGGTGCTATCCGATGCCTGTTTCCAAATCACGCTGCAAATCCTGCGGAGTTTTGCCCAACGCAGCTACTTCCCCCTCTATGGAGGCGTGTTTGCGTCGTTTTCAGGACAATATCTCCGCGATGCCCTGGATTATCTGGACGAACCGCTTAAGCGAGCGGAAGGAACCCAAGAAAAAGCTCGAATCCTCACCCTCCTCGGCTACTCTGCCCGTGCCATGGGCAACCTCGACCGAGCCACAGCCTTGCATCACCAAGCCCTTGATATTGCCCAAACCGCAGGCGATCGCCCTTGCCAAATCGCAAATCTCAACCACCTCGCCCGGATTGCTACCCTCCAGCAGCGGTATGCCGAGGCCATCGATTTCAGTCAGCGGGCGGTGATCGTCAGTCGGGAAGCGGGCGATCGCCTCGGCGAAGCCAATGCACTGGCGACTCTGGGCTATAGCGAAGTGTTCCAGGCCCAGCAGCTAGAGCGTATGGAGGCCGAAATCTATGAATCCGCCATTGATCGCTTACTACAGGGATTGCAGCTTGCCGAAAAACTGGGCGATCGCCAAAGTCAGGCGCTTTGCCTCAGCAGTGCGGGCTTGGCCTACATTGCCTTGGGGCAATCGGAAACAGCGCTACAATTTCTCGAACAGGCGATCGCCGCTGCCCAAGCCACGGGCGACACCTACCTCCATGCGATTAGCTTCAGCTACCTGGCCGAAGCGCAACTGAGTTTAGACAATCTGGATGCCGCGATGGTCGCGGGTGGCCTAGGGATGTACCTCCTAGAACAAATCGGATCATCGCTCTGGCGACAGCCTGCAAACTTACTGCGGGTCATTCGAGGACGGCAGGGCGAAGACTCGTTTCAGACGCTCCTCGAAACGCAACGCCCTAAATTTGTCGCGGCGATCGGCGTCGATGGATTCGATCACCTCATCACATTGCTGACCGATTCCGTATAA